Proteins encoded within one genomic window of Misgurnus anguillicaudatus chromosome 18, ASM2758022v2, whole genome shotgun sequence:
- the LOC129429548 gene encoding uncharacterized protein — protein sequence MRYVAAYLLAVLGGNNNPSAKDIKNILGSVGIEADDERLNKVISELNGKDINEVMNAGLSKLASVPAGGAVAVSAAAAGGGAAPAGEAPAAEESEESDEDMGFGLFD from the coding sequence ATGCGTTACGTGGCCGCTTACCTGTTGGCTGTACTGGGTGGCAACAACAACCCATCCGCCAAAGATATCAAAAACATCCTTGGGAGTGTTGGAATTGAGGCCGATGATGAACGTCTTAACAAGGTCATCAGTGAACTGAATGGCAAGGACATCAACGAAGTCATGAATGCCGGCCTCTCTAAGTTAGCCTCCGTGCCAGCAGGTGGCGCAGTGGCGGTCTCTGCCGCAGCTGCTGGTGGTGGGGCCGCTCCTGCTGGGGAAGCACCTGCAGCGGAAGAATCTGAGGAGTCTGATGAAGACATGGGCTTTGGCCTCTTTGATTAA